One window of Deltaproteobacteria bacterium CG2_30_66_27 genomic DNA carries:
- a CDS encoding LPS biosynthesis protein WbpP, producing MKYLVTGGAGFIGSNLTRALLASGQSVRVLDNFLTGKRENLAGLAEAHGDAFELIEGDLRDLETVRKAANGVEYVFHEGALPSVPRSVADPVLTNEINVTGTVNLLVAARDAGVRRVVFAASSSAYGDTPQLPKRESMTPTPKSPYAAQKLMGEYYLRIFHEIYGLETVALRYFNVFGPRQDPKSTYAAVIPRFITSVLRGVSPTVYGDGLQTRDFTYIDNVIQANLAACAAPKTACGKVVNIACGERVSLLDILEIVYKLAGKRVAPNFEPGRVGDVRDSLADIALARKLIAYDPKVAFSEGLAQTFAWFRKSAGS from the coding sequence ATGAAGTATCTGGTGACGGGCGGGGCGGGCTTTATCGGGTCGAACCTGACGCGGGCGCTCCTCGCTTCCGGGCAGAGCGTGCGGGTCCTGGACAATTTTCTCACCGGGAAAAGGGAAAACCTCGCCGGGCTGGCGGAGGCGCACGGCGACGCGTTCGAGCTGATCGAGGGGGACCTGCGGGATCTCGAAACGGTCCGCAAGGCGGCGAATGGCGTCGAGTACGTTTTCCATGAGGGGGCGCTCCCCTCGGTCCCGCGCTCCGTGGCCGACCCGGTCCTCACCAACGAGATCAACGTGACGGGGACGGTGAACCTGCTCGTCGCCGCGCGCGACGCCGGCGTCCGGCGCGTGGTCTTCGCCGCCTCCTCTTCCGCCTACGGCGACACCCCCCAGCTCCCCAAGCGGGAGTCGATGACCCCCACCCCGAAGTCTCCCTACGCGGCGCAGAAGCTGATGGGGGAATATTACCTGCGCATTTTCCACGAGATCTACGGACTCGAAACCGTCGCCTTGCGCTACTTCAACGTGTTCGGCCCGCGGCAGGACCCGAAGTCGACGTACGCCGCCGTCATCCCCCGGTTCATCACCTCCGTCCTGCGGGGCGTCTCTCCCACCGTCTACGGGGACGGCCTCCAGACCCGCGACTTCACCTACATCGACAACGTGATCCAGGCCAACCTGGCCGCCTGCGCCGCCCCGAAGACCGCGTGCGGAAAGGTCGTCAACATCGCCTGCGGGGAGCGGGTGTCGCTCCTCGACATCCTCGAGATCGTCTACAAGCTGGCGGGGAAGCGGGTGGCGCCGAATTTCGAACCGGGTCGCGTGGGGGACGTTCGCGACTCGCTGGCCGACATTGCGCTGGCGCGGAAACTGATCGCCTACGACCCGAAGGTCGCGTTCTCCGAGGGCCTCGCGCAAACGTTCGCCTGGTTCCGGAAAAGCGCGGGGTCCTGA
- a CDS encoding dTDP-4-dehydrorhamnose reductase yields the protein MRLLITGGLGLLGKEIARVFDRSATIRATDREEWDVTDPDACRREVDGFHPDVVIHCAAYTAVDRAESEPSIANLLNVEGTRNVARACRERGALMVTFGTDYIFDGASSRPYREEDPANPLSVYGKTKWAAEQALREGGGGHLLVRTQWMFGPAGRNFIRTILGKARRREPLRVASDQVGCPTFSRDLARAVRTLLEARARGTVHFSSEGETSWFGLARFVLERCGLSTESLSAANTRDLPYPAPRPAYGVLSKEKYRSITGVSPRPWEDAVGEYLGMIDPEGGAR from the coding sequence GTGAGGCTGCTGATCACCGGCGGGCTCGGCCTGCTCGGGAAGGAGATCGCGCGCGTCTTCGATCGTTCCGCCACGATCCGCGCGACCGACCGGGAAGAGTGGGACGTGACGGACCCCGATGCGTGCCGGCGTGAGGTCGACGGGTTCCATCCGGACGTGGTGATCCATTGCGCGGCCTACACGGCGGTGGACCGGGCGGAGAGCGAACCGTCGATCGCGAACCTTCTGAACGTCGAAGGGACGCGCAACGTCGCACGTGCCTGCCGCGAGCGCGGGGCCTTGATGGTCACGTTCGGCACCGACTACATCTTCGATGGCGCTTCCTCGCGTCCGTACCGGGAAGAGGATCCGGCGAACCCGCTCTCCGTGTACGGGAAGACGAAGTGGGCGGCCGAGCAGGCGCTTCGGGAGGGGGGGGGTGGCCACCTGCTCGTGCGCACCCAGTGGATGTTCGGCCCCGCCGGGAGGAACTTCATCCGCACGATCCTCGGGAAGGCGCGGCGGAGGGAACCGCTTCGCGTCGCGTCGGACCAGGTCGGGTGCCCGACGTTCTCGAGGGACCTGGCGCGGGCCGTTCGGACGCTGCTGGAGGCGCGTGCGCGCGGGACGGTCCACTTCTCCAGTGAAGGGGAGACGAGCTGGTTCGGCCTCGCCCGGTTCGTGCTCGAGCGTTGCGGGTTGTCGACGGAATCGCTGTCCGCGGCGAACACACGGGATCTGCCGTACCCGGCGCCGAGGCCGGCATACGGCGTGTTGAGCAAGGAGAAGTATCGCTCGATCACCGGGGTCTCGCCGAGGCCGTGGGAGGACGCGGTGGGGGAGTATCTTGGAATGATCGATCCGGAAGGGGGCGCGCGTTGA
- a CDS encoding UDP-N-acetyl-D-glucosamine dehydrogenase, with amino-acid sequence MAGIRSEKDLLSRIKAKNFTAAIVGMGYVGLPLAMEYADAGIPVIGIDIDGSKVRALRAGKSYIGDVPSESVKRAVDAGLFTPTTDYSAAGMADTVNICVPTPLRKTKDPDLSYIVGAMEHLVEYLHKDMLIVLESTTYPGTTQEVLGPMVEGKGFKVGKDVFLAFSPERVDPGNPKFTTKNIPKVVGGVTPACTKVAVALYSGVLENVHPVSTAAVAEMVKLLENTFRSVNIALVNEIALMSNRMGIDVWEVIDAAGTKPFGFMPFYPGPGIGGHCIPLDPFYLSWKAKQFGFESRFIELAGVVNGQMPHYTVEKVAEALNRSRKAVNGAKVLVLGVAYKKDISDVRESPALDILQLLSKKGAHLSYCDPYVAQVREAGMLLKATPFSAAALRKADCVVIVTNHAAFDYKMVAREAKVIVDTRNALKGHNGRYARKIVKL; translated from the coding sequence ATGGCGGGCATCCGGAGCGAGAAAGATCTGCTGTCCCGCATCAAGGCGAAGAACTTCACCGCGGCCATCGTCGGCATGGGGTATGTCGGGCTTCCCCTGGCGATGGAGTACGCCGACGCGGGGATCCCGGTCATCGGCATCGACATCGACGGGTCCAAGGTCCGCGCCCTGCGGGCCGGGAAGTCGTACATCGGGGACGTGCCGTCCGAGTCGGTGAAACGGGCGGTCGACGCGGGGCTGTTTACGCCGACCACCGACTACTCTGCGGCCGGAATGGCGGACACGGTCAATATCTGCGTCCCCACGCCGCTGCGCAAGACGAAGGATCCGGACCTCTCCTACATCGTCGGGGCGATGGAACACCTGGTGGAGTATCTCCACAAGGACATGTTGATCGTCCTCGAGAGCACCACGTACCCCGGAACGACGCAGGAAGTCCTCGGCCCGATGGTGGAGGGGAAGGGATTCAAGGTGGGAAAGGACGTCTTCCTCGCCTTCTCGCCCGAGCGGGTCGATCCGGGGAACCCGAAGTTCACGACGAAGAACATCCCGAAAGTGGTGGGCGGCGTGACGCCCGCGTGCACGAAGGTGGCGGTGGCGCTCTACAGCGGCGTGCTCGAAAACGTCCACCCGGTGTCGACCGCGGCGGTGGCCGAGATGGTGAAACTGCTCGAGAACACGTTCCGGTCGGTGAACATCGCGCTGGTGAACGAAATCGCGCTCATGTCGAACCGGATGGGGATCGACGTGTGGGAGGTGATCGACGCGGCCGGGACGAAGCCGTTCGGCTTCATGCCCTTCTACCCGGGGCCGGGGATCGGCGGCCACTGTATTCCGCTGGACCCGTTCTACCTGTCGTGGAAGGCGAAGCAGTTCGGGTTCGAGTCGCGGTTCATCGAACTGGCGGGCGTGGTGAACGGGCAGATGCCGCACTACACCGTGGAAAAGGTGGCCGAGGCGCTCAACCGGAGCCGGAAGGCGGTCAACGGGGCGAAGGTGCTGGTCCTGGGCGTGGCGTACAAGAAGGACATCAGTGACGTGCGTGAGTCGCCGGCCCTCGACATCCTGCAGCTCCTGTCGAAAAAAGGGGCGCACCTTTCGTACTGCGACCCGTACGTGGCGCAGGTGCGCGAGGCGGGGATGCTCCTGAAGGCCACCCCGTTCTCCGCCGCGGCGCTGCGGAAGGCCGACTGCGTGGTGATCGTGACGAACCACGCCGCGTTCGACTACAAGATGGTCGCCCGCGAGGCGAAGGTGATCGTCGACACCCGCAATGCGCTGAAGGGGCACAACGGACGGTATGCGCGCAAGATCGTCAAGCTCTGA
- a CDS encoding electron transfer flavoprotein subunit alpha, producing the protein MADILVVVEHQEGVFKKNTLSVVSAAKALAGLTGGEVDALVLGDGVSAVADVAAGTGVRKVLLGEGAAFAKYLAVTTAGAVAQVVKAKGYGAVFAPASTFGKDFMPRLSGLLDAPMASDIVGLTKDGEALRVKRPMYAGNAIGTVELSGSPLLFTVRQTAFDPVAMDGTKAPVEKVAVTAEARGTAFVSRQETKSERPELTEARVIVSAGRGIKAQENFKLVEELADQLNAAIGASRAAVDAGWAPNDWQVGQTGKIVAPELYIALGISGAIQHLAGMKDSKVIVAINKDDEAPIFEVADYGLVADLFKAVPEMIAELKKLKSA; encoded by the coding sequence ATGGCGGACATCCTGGTAGTCGTCGAGCATCAGGAAGGGGTCTTCAAGAAGAACACGCTGTCGGTCGTGTCGGCGGCCAAGGCACTGGCGGGGCTGACCGGGGGCGAGGTGGACGCGCTGGTCCTGGGCGACGGCGTGTCGGCGGTGGCCGACGTGGCGGCCGGTACGGGCGTTCGCAAGGTCCTGTTGGGCGAGGGGGCGGCGTTCGCGAAATACCTCGCGGTGACGACCGCGGGCGCGGTGGCGCAGGTGGTGAAGGCGAAGGGGTACGGCGCCGTGTTCGCACCGGCCTCGACGTTCGGGAAGGATTTCATGCCGCGGTTGTCCGGACTCCTCGACGCCCCCATGGCGAGCGACATCGTCGGCCTTACGAAGGACGGGGAGGCGCTGCGGGTGAAGCGCCCGATGTACGCGGGGAATGCGATCGGGACGGTGGAGCTATCCGGTAGCCCGCTCCTGTTCACGGTGCGGCAGACGGCGTTCGATCCCGTGGCGATGGATGGAACGAAGGCCCCCGTGGAGAAGGTGGCCGTCACGGCGGAGGCGAGGGGTACGGCGTTCGTCTCGCGTCAGGAGACGAAATCGGAGCGGCCGGAGCTGACCGAGGCGCGGGTGATCGTCTCCGCGGGGCGCGGCATCAAGGCACAGGAGAACTTCAAGCTGGTCGAGGAACTCGCGGACCAGCTGAACGCGGCGATCGGCGCGTCGCGTGCGGCGGTCGATGCGGGCTGGGCGCCCAACGACTGGCAGGTGGGGCAGACCGGCAAGATCGTCGCCCCGGAGCTCTACATCGCGCTGGGGATCAGTGGGGCGATCCAGCACCTGGCGGGGATGAAGGACAGCAAGGTCATCGTGGCGATCAACAAGGACGACGAGGCCCCCATCTTCGAGGTGGCGGATTACGGGCTGGTGGCCGACCTGTTCAAGGCGGTGCCGGAGATGATCGCGGAGCTGAAGAAACTGAAATCGGCCTGA
- a CDS encoding dTDP-glucose 4,6-dehydratase: MRILVAGGAGFIGSNFIRYILGAHGDWTVVNVDKLTYAGNLANLADVAGDARYRFHRADICDATGIARIFAEEKPEAVVNFAAETHVDRSIDDPSLFLRTNILGTQVLLDAARKSGVARYLQISTDEVYGSLGATGKFSEESPLAPNSPYAASKTSADLLVRAYGKTFGLPVLVTRCSNNYGPYQFPEKLIPFFVTLLREGKPVPVYGDGGNVRDWIHVEDHSRAVDAVLLRGRPGGIYNVGGGNERTNIEITKLLTAAMGKDERSMKFVPDRPGHDRRYAIDDSKIRAELGVVPRVPFEEGLRATVRWYIDNEPWWRAVRSGEYQSFYDRWYVRKDRA; the protein is encoded by the coding sequence ATGCGGATACTTGTGGCGGGGGGGGCCGGCTTCATCGGCTCGAACTTCATCCGGTATATCCTCGGCGCCCACGGCGATTGGACCGTCGTGAACGTGGACAAGCTGACCTACGCGGGAAACCTGGCGAACCTGGCGGACGTGGCGGGGGATGCGCGGTACCGCTTCCATCGGGCGGACATCTGCGACGCGACCGGGATTGCACGGATCTTCGCGGAGGAGAAGCCCGAGGCGGTCGTCAATTTTGCCGCCGAGACGCACGTGGACCGCAGCATCGACGACCCGTCGCTTTTCCTGCGGACGAACATCCTCGGAACGCAGGTGCTGCTCGACGCGGCGCGGAAGAGCGGGGTCGCCCGGTATCTGCAGATCTCGACCGACGAGGTGTACGGCTCGCTGGGGGCGACCGGGAAGTTCTCCGAGGAGTCGCCGCTTGCGCCGAACTCTCCCTACGCCGCCAGCAAGACGTCGGCGGACCTGCTGGTGCGGGCGTACGGGAAGACGTTCGGCCTGCCGGTGCTCGTCACCCGGTGCTCGAACAATTACGGCCCGTACCAGTTTCCCGAGAAGCTCATCCCGTTCTTCGTGACGCTGCTGCGCGAGGGGAAACCGGTGCCGGTGTACGGCGACGGGGGGAACGTGCGCGACTGGATCCACGTGGAGGACCATTCCCGGGCGGTGGATGCGGTGCTGCTGAGGGGGCGCCCCGGCGGGATCTACAACGTGGGCGGGGGAAACGAGCGGACGAACATCGAGATCACGAAGTTGCTGACCGCCGCGATGGGGAAGGACGAGCGGTCGATGAAGTTCGTTCCCGACCGGCCGGGCCACGACCGGCGGTACGCGATCGACGATTCGAAGATCCGGGCGGAGCTGGGCGTCGTCCCGCGGGTCCCGTTCGAGGAGGGGTTGCGCGCCACGGTGCGCTGGTACATCGACAACGAACCGTGGTGGCGGGCGGTCCGGTCCGGCGAGTACCAGTCGTTCTACGACCGCTGGTACGTCCGCAAGGACCGCGCCTGA
- a CDS encoding dTDP-4-dehydrorhamnose 3,5-epimerase, which translates to MIDGVMVKQLRVLPDERGRLMEILREDDEIYMRFGQVYLTTGYPGVVKAWHYHKVQFDHFCVVKGMMKVVLYDSRDGSPTKGEVNEFFLGEHRPIVLRIPPLVYHGFKTISEEEAFLINVCTQTYKYDAPDEFRVPPHDNDIPYKWARKDG; encoded by the coding sequence ATGATCGATGGCGTGATGGTGAAGCAGCTGAGAGTGCTCCCGGACGAACGCGGGCGTCTGATGGAGATCCTGCGCGAGGACGACGAGATCTACATGCGGTTCGGCCAGGTGTACCTGACCACCGGGTACCCGGGCGTCGTCAAGGCGTGGCACTACCACAAGGTCCAGTTCGACCACTTCTGCGTGGTCAAGGGGATGATGAAGGTGGTGCTCTACGATTCGCGGGACGGCTCCCCGACGAAGGGGGAGGTGAACGAATTCTTCCTCGGCGAGCACCGGCCGATCGTCCTGCGGATCCCGCCGCTCGTCTACCACGGCTTCAAGACGATCAGCGAGGAAGAAGCGTTCCTGATCAACGTCTGCACGCAGACCTACAAGTACGACGCGCCGGACGAGTTCCGCGTCCCGCCGCACGACAACGACATCCCCTACAAGTGGGCGAGGAAGGACGGGTGA
- a CDS encoding iron-sulfur cluster-binding protein → MELNANAFGRNSRKALLDKTLQEALGRTTGRFQAHRDAAVAAFPEFEATRERASRIKRDVLDHLDTYLARFIEEAEKRGAVVHVARGPGQAREIAARIARDEGVTLAVKSKSMASEEISFNEALQGAGVTVVESDLGEFIIQLAGEAPSHIIAPAVHKTREQISRLFERHLGEPRTDSIPELVAMARRHLRAKFLSAGMGVSGGNFLVADTGSVVIVTNEGNGRMGTVLPRVHLAVVGIEKVIPRLADLPTFLRLLPRSASGQTISSYVSIVTGARRAGDPEGPERTHILLLDCGRSAILEGKYREILKCVRCAACLNACPVYQSVGGHAYGWVYSGPIGAVLTPLLVGLPEAAALPDASTLCGACADVCPVKIPLPDFLLELRSDAREQGLKAPGEIAAMKGYAGVMKRAGLLEAIERIAGVLGQFFTKGKGIAGLPYPFSGWTERRDFPVPAARPFRKRWKIQRGVTR, encoded by the coding sequence ATGGAGCTCAACGCGAACGCCTTCGGGCGGAATTCCAGAAAGGCCCTCCTCGACAAGACGCTGCAGGAGGCCCTCGGGCGGACGACGGGGCGGTTCCAGGCCCACCGCGATGCGGCAGTGGCCGCCTTCCCGGAGTTCGAGGCGACCCGCGAGCGCGCGTCGCGGATCAAGCGGGACGTCCTGGACCACCTGGACACGTACCTCGCGCGCTTCATCGAGGAGGCGGAAAAGCGGGGCGCGGTCGTCCACGTGGCAAGGGGACCGGGCCAGGCGCGCGAGATCGCGGCGCGGATCGCGCGGGACGAGGGGGTCACCCTCGCCGTCAAGTCGAAGTCGATGGCGTCCGAGGAGATCTCGTTCAACGAGGCGCTTCAGGGGGCGGGCGTCACGGTCGTCGAGTCCGACCTCGGGGAGTTCATCATCCAGCTTGCGGGGGAAGCGCCTTCCCATATCATCGCTCCCGCGGTCCACAAGACGCGCGAACAGATCTCCCGCCTCTTCGAGCGCCACCTCGGGGAGCCGCGGACCGACAGCATCCCCGAACTGGTCGCGATGGCCCGCAGGCACCTGCGGGCGAAGTTCCTCTCCGCGGGGATGGGCGTCTCCGGCGGGAACTTCCTGGTGGCCGACACCGGCTCCGTCGTGATCGTCACCAACGAGGGAAACGGGCGAATGGGGACCGTGCTGCCGCGGGTCCACCTCGCCGTCGTCGGGATCGAGAAGGTCATCCCGCGCCTTGCAGACCTGCCGACCTTCCTCCGCCTGCTGCCGCGCAGCGCCTCCGGCCAGACGATCTCCTCGTACGTGTCGATCGTGACGGGGGCCCGGCGCGCGGGCGACCCCGAGGGCCCGGAGCGGACGCACATCCTGCTGCTCGACTGCGGCCGCAGCGCGATCCTCGAGGGAAAGTACCGGGAGATCCTCAAATGCGTCCGGTGCGCCGCGTGCCTGAACGCCTGCCCCGTCTACCAGAGCGTGGGCGGGCACGCCTACGGGTGGGTCTACTCCGGTCCGATCGGCGCCGTCCTCACGCCCCTGCTGGTCGGCCTGCCCGAGGCGGCGGCGCTGCCCGACGCGAGCACCCTGTGCGGCGCGTGCGCGGACGTGTGCCCGGTGAAGATCCCGCTGCCGGACTTCCTGCTCGAACTGCGGTCCGACGCGCGGGAACAGGGTTTGAAGGCCCCCGGCGAGATCGCCGCGATGAAAGGGTACGCTGGGGTGATGAAGCGGGCCGGGCTGCTCGAGGCGATCGAGCGGATCGCGGGGGTGCTGGGGCAGTTCTTCACGAAGGGGAAGGGGATCGCCGGGCTGCCGTACCCCTTCTCCGGGTGGACGGAGCGCCGGGACTTCCCCGTGCCGGCCGCGCGGCCGTTCCGAAAGCGGTGGAAGATCCAACGGGGGGTGACGAGGTGA
- a CDS encoding UDP-glucose 6-dehydrogenase produces MNVAIVGTGYVGLVTGVCLAERGNTVHCVDTNPEVVEKLNAGQVTIYEPGLDDIYQRNLKKDRISFSGNLEKAVLPAGIIFLCLPTPPGDDGSADLKYILQVADDLGKIFARNPGAGYKVVVDKSTVPVGTSDKVQAAIRKNAGPSFAFDVVSNPEFLREGFAIEDFLRPERVVIGSSEERAIVALKDLYEPFLQTGSKVIVMDEKSAEVTKYAANAFLALKISYMNDLANFCDAVGADIDRIRDGIGSDSRIGPKFLYPGLGYGGSCLPKDVKALLKSASDAGSSLSVLQAVEDINQEQRKRFFRKMERHFNDKLEGLRFAVWGIAFKPNTDDTREAPVFHVIDELLNAKASVAVFDPEAMGGARARYGDRIEYAESSYGALQGADALVIATEWFEFRKPDFKLVKTLMRQPVLFDGRNIYDPKKMRERGFLYHSIGRKAHENHGPAEPARS; encoded by the coding sequence ATGAACGTCGCGATCGTGGGAACGGGGTACGTGGGGCTGGTGACCGGGGTGTGCCTCGCCGAGCGGGGAAACACCGTGCACTGCGTCGACACGAACCCCGAGGTGGTCGAGAAGCTGAACGCGGGGCAGGTGACGATCTACGAGCCCGGGCTCGACGACATCTACCAGCGCAACCTCAAGAAGGATCGTATCTCGTTCTCGGGAAATCTCGAGAAGGCGGTCCTTCCCGCCGGGATCATCTTCCTGTGCCTGCCCACGCCCCCCGGGGACGACGGCTCCGCGGACCTGAAATACATCCTCCAGGTGGCGGACGACCTCGGGAAGATCTTCGCGCGCAACCCGGGTGCGGGGTACAAGGTGGTGGTCGACAAATCCACCGTTCCGGTGGGGACGAGCGACAAGGTGCAGGCGGCGATCCGGAAGAACGCGGGGCCGTCGTTCGCGTTCGACGTCGTGTCGAACCCGGAGTTCCTGCGCGAGGGGTTCGCGATCGAGGATTTCCTGCGGCCGGAGCGCGTGGTGATCGGGTCGAGCGAGGAGCGGGCGATCGTGGCCCTCAAGGACCTCTACGAGCCGTTTCTGCAGACCGGCAGCAAGGTCATCGTGATGGATGAAAAAAGCGCCGAGGTGACCAAGTACGCCGCGAACGCCTTCCTCGCCCTCAAGATCTCCTACATGAACGACCTGGCGAACTTCTGCGACGCCGTGGGGGCCGACATCGACCGGATCCGCGACGGGATCGGGTCGGACTCGCGCATCGGGCCCAAGTTCCTCTACCCGGGGCTGGGGTACGGTGGGTCATGTCTTCCGAAAGACGTGAAGGCGCTGCTGAAAAGCGCGTCCGACGCGGGATCGTCGCTCTCCGTCCTGCAGGCGGTGGAGGATATCAACCAGGAGCAGCGGAAGCGCTTCTTCCGGAAGATGGAGCGGCACTTCAACGACAAGCTCGAGGGGCTGCGGTTCGCCGTCTGGGGGATCGCGTTCAAGCCGAACACGGACGATACGCGGGAGGCGCCGGTCTTCCATGTCATCGACGAGTTGCTGAACGCCAAGGCATCGGTGGCGGTCTTCGACCCGGAGGCGATGGGGGGGGCGCGGGCGCGGTACGGGGACCGGATCGAATACGCGGAGTCGTCGTACGGTGCGCTTCAGGGGGCGGATGCCCTGGTGATCGCCACGGAGTGGTTCGAGTTCCGCAAGCCCGATTTCAAACTGGTGAAGACCCTGATGCGGCAGCCGGTCCTCTTCGACGGGCGCAACATCTATGACCCGAAGAAGATGCGGGAGCGCGGGTTCCTCTACCACTCGATCGGCCGCAAGGCCCACGAGAACCACGGGCCCGCCGAGCCGGCGCGTTCCTGA